One genomic window of Ruminococcus gauvreauii includes the following:
- a CDS encoding ABC transporter ATP-binding protein, with protein sequence MTSRETAKRVLRLIRPYGAWILLTLTLATVTVMTTLYAPVLIGNGVDYLIGKENVVFSGLTAIVVKLAVIVGVTALSQWLMGLVTNHITYEIVQSLRDNAFDHMQKLPLAYLDRNQPGDMISRISTDVDQFADGLLMGFTQLFTGIMTIVATFGFMLSINVKITFVVVVITPLSIFVANFIAKRTFAMFREQSEARGTLTSLVEEMVGNQKVVKAFSYEERAGERFDEINQHLNRCGVRATFFSSITNPSTRFINSLVYTGVGIFGALSAIKGNLSVGQLSCFLNYANQYTKPFNEISGVITELQNALASARRIFELLDESSEKPDAPDAAVLDPADGTVAFEHAAFSYRPDVPLITDLNLSVRPGQRIAIVGPTGCGKTTLINLLMRFYDIQSGEIRVSGYPIDKITRSSLRSNFGMVLQDTWLKSGTILENIAYGKPEATRDEVIAAAKRAHAHSFIKRMKDGYETYVTEEGGSISQGQKQLLCIARVMLMDPTMLILDEATSSIDTMTEIRIQKAFEELMKGRTSFIVAHRLSTIRTADMILVMKDGKIIETGDHETLLEKDGSYAKLYRSQFAVS encoded by the coding sequence ATGACGAGCAGAGAAACAGCGAAAAGGGTCCTGAGACTGATCCGGCCGTATGGCGCCTGGATACTCCTGACCCTGACCCTGGCTACCGTGACGGTTATGACAACGCTCTATGCGCCTGTGCTGATCGGAAATGGTGTGGATTATCTGATCGGAAAGGAAAATGTGGTGTTTTCCGGGCTGACAGCCATCGTGGTGAAACTGGCCGTCATCGTGGGAGTGACGGCACTGTCTCAGTGGCTGATGGGACTGGTGACGAATCATATTACGTATGAGATCGTCCAGAGTCTCCGCGATAATGCATTCGACCATATGCAGAAACTCCCGCTGGCATATCTCGACCGGAATCAGCCCGGAGATATGATCAGCCGTATCTCCACAGATGTAGACCAGTTTGCAGACGGACTCCTGATGGGATTTACACAGCTGTTCACTGGGATTATGACGATCGTCGCGACTTTTGGCTTTATGCTCTCGATCAATGTTAAGATAACATTCGTTGTCGTTGTGATCACGCCGCTCTCCATTTTTGTGGCGAATTTCATCGCAAAACGGACATTTGCAATGTTCCGAGAACAGTCAGAGGCGCGGGGAACACTCACGTCACTCGTGGAAGAGATGGTCGGCAATCAGAAGGTTGTTAAGGCGTTTTCCTATGAAGAACGCGCGGGGGAACGATTTGACGAGATTAATCAGCATCTGAACCGGTGCGGCGTGAGAGCTACCTTTTTTTCATCCATCACGAATCCTTCCACCAGATTTATCAACAGCCTTGTCTATACGGGAGTTGGTATCTTCGGCGCGCTCTCTGCGATCAAAGGAAATCTGTCCGTCGGACAGCTGTCCTGTTTTCTGAACTATGCCAACCAGTATACGAAGCCGTTCAATGAGATTTCCGGTGTGATCACAGAGCTTCAGAACGCACTCGCATCGGCGCGGCGGATCTTTGAACTGCTGGATGAGTCATCCGAGAAGCCGGATGCGCCGGACGCCGCGGTGCTTGATCCGGCAGACGGTACGGTTGCATTCGAACATGCGGCTTTCTCTTACCGGCCGGATGTGCCTCTGATCACGGACTTGAACCTGTCTGTACGTCCGGGGCAGCGGATCGCCATCGTCGGTCCGACTGGATGCGGAAAGACGACACTGATTAATCTGCTGATGCGCTTTTATGATATTCAGAGCGGGGAGATCAGAGTCAGCGGTTATCCGATCGATAAGATCACCCGCAGCAGCCTGCGCAGCAACTTTGGAATGGTGCTTCAGGATACCTGGCTGAAGTCCGGTACGATTCTGGAAAATATCGCATACGGAAAACCCGAGGCGACGAGGGATGAGGTGATTGCGGCTGCGAAACGGGCGCATGCCCACAGCTTCATCAAAAGGATGAAAGACGGGTATGAGACGTATGTGACGGAGGAGGGCGGCAGTATCTCACAGGGGCAGAAGCAGCTGCTTTGTATCGCGCGGGTCATGCTGATGGATCCGACCATGCTGATTCTGGATGAGGCGACTTCATCGATTGATACCATGACGGAGATCCGAATCCAGAAGGCGTTTGAGGAGCTGATGAAGGGACGTACTAGTTTTATCGTGGCACACAGGCTGTCCACGATCAGGACGGCAGACATGATACTCGTGATGAAAGATGGTAAGATCATCGAGACGGGAGATCATGAGACTCTGCTGGAGAAGGACGGGAGTTACGCGAAACTGTACAGGAGTCAGTTCGCGGTCTCCTGA
- a CDS encoding ABC transporter ATP-binding protein: MLELKHVKKSYDKVTILEDISMEVADGEIVSILGPSGCGKTTLLNLILGITDADEGTILFNGEDITDVPMEQRGFNIVFQDYALFPNYNVYKNITYGLRNKPNVSTKEEVDELISLLELGGHLEKRIDQLSGGQKQRVALARTMVMKPKILLMDEPLSALDGVIKESIKDRIRMIAREFDLTTIIVTHDPEEALTLSDRVMIVNDGAISQYGKPEEIIAEPKNSFVKTFILNQLEIKKNNIYSLFSVRSNPAQAF, encoded by the coding sequence ATGCTTGAATTAAAACATGTAAAAAAATCTTATGATAAGGTTACCATATTGGAAGATATCAGCATGGAGGTCGCAGACGGTGAGATCGTGTCAATTCTGGGACCTTCAGGGTGCGGAAAGACGACACTGTTAAATCTGATTCTAGGGATCACGGATGCAGATGAAGGAACGATTCTGTTTAACGGAGAGGATATCACGGATGTTCCCATGGAGCAGCGCGGATTCAATATTGTATTTCAGGATTATGCATTGTTTCCGAATTACAATGTATACAAAAACATTACATACGGACTGAGAAACAAACCGAACGTTTCTACGAAGGAGGAGGTAGATGAACTGATTTCCCTGCTGGAGCTTGGGGGACATCTGGAAAAACGGATTGATCAGCTGTCGGGCGGACAGAAGCAGAGGGTGGCACTCGCCCGGACGATGGTGATGAAGCCGAAGATTCTGCTGATGGATGAACCCTTGAGCGCACTGGACGGTGTGATCAAGGAGTCAATCAAGGACAGGATCAGGATGATTGCCAGGGAATTTGACTTGACGACTATTATCGTGACTCATGACCCGGAGGAAGCTCTGACACTGTCCGACCGTGTGATGATCGTCAATGACGGGGCTATCTCCCAGTACGGAAAACCGGAAGAAATCATCGCAGAGCCGAAGAACAGTTTTGTAAAGACGTTTATCCTGAATCAGCTGGAGATCAAAAAAAATAATATCTATTCCCTGTTTTCTGTCCGGAGTAATCCTGCGCAGGCTTTTTAG
- a CDS encoding extracellular solute-binding protein produces the protein MQKTKRRELKIIFTVLTVIFLIFLAVPIARLLLKSFLTDAGAGVSNYQSVLMKKGFMTALGNSFLVSSVSAVLTTCLAFILAYTVHYTNLGRRYKKLIERTAVLPMLLPTITYGFAIIYSFGRQGLLSRLFGRQLFEIYGFNGLLLGYVIYTLPISFMLLNNTMGYIDKKFMVVSRIMNDSAFRMFRVTVLRPLLGTLAASFIQTFFLCFTDFGIPASVGGEFQVISSVLYSEMLGSVPDFGRGAVVALVMLIPSAVSIAVLRFLEKYNIRYNRISEVELKRNRSRDTFFAVVSGVIMLSVMSIFAVIFVIPFVGDWPYDTNFTLEHFKAVFSDSALSGVYTNSVAVALVTAAAGTLIAYGAALITARSTLGKRMKSIIEGIALVTNTIPGMVLGLAYLFSFSGSFIQNTFGIIVVCNVVHFFSTPYLMMKNSLVKMNASWETTAMLMGDSWTKTVVRVVTPNALSTLLEVFSYYFVNAMVTISAVIFIAGARTMVITTKIKELQYYNKFNEIFVLSLLILVTNAVGKWLFGRLAKLTENKENLRMFKFTKPKKVMTGMLTLTLGVSVLSMTGCGKSADDQVVIYSNADDEAVECMKHALDENGYEGQYILQTFGTSELGGKLLAEGTDIESDLVTMSTFYVDSASEQNQMFMDLAFDVETLEEYPAYCAPITAQEGTIILNTEMMEENNLAAPESIRDLANPEYKDMISVTDISSSSTAWLLIQALVSEYGEDGAKEVLTGIYDNAGPHIEESGSGPLKKVRAGEVAIGFGLRQQAVADKEEGLPIDFADPKEGNFSLTESVAVVDKGDKTNPKAMEMAECIIKNAREELLTYYPIAIYEGETTDSRNKSGNPKVFDETLTVDLLKEHQELSESCK, from the coding sequence ATGCAGAAAACAAAGAGACGGGAACTGAAAATTATTTTTACGGTGCTGACTGTGATCTTTCTGATCTTTCTGGCAGTGCCGATCGCAAGGCTGCTGCTGAAATCATTTCTGACGGATGCGGGAGCCGGGGTCAGCAATTATCAGTCGGTATTGATGAAGAAAGGTTTTATGACTGCGCTCGGAAACAGTTTTCTGGTATCTTCTGTGAGTGCGGTGCTGACAACGTGTCTGGCATTTATCCTTGCTTACACCGTGCATTATACCAACCTGGGCAGGCGTTACAAGAAACTGATCGAGCGGACTGCGGTGCTTCCGATGCTGCTGCCGACCATCACGTATGGTTTTGCCATCATTTATTCTTTCGGCAGGCAGGGGCTGTTAAGCCGCCTGTTCGGAAGACAGCTGTTCGAGATATACGGGTTCAACGGACTGCTCCTCGGTTACGTTATCTATACGCTGCCGATTTCCTTCATGCTTCTGAACAATACGATGGGCTATATCGATAAAAAATTTATGGTCGTTTCCAGGATCATGAACGACTCTGCGTTTCGGATGTTTCGTGTAACCGTCCTTCGGCCCTTGCTCGGGACACTGGCGGCATCCTTTATTCAGACTTTTTTCCTGTGCTTTACGGATTTCGGAATACCAGCGTCGGTCGGCGGCGAATTCCAGGTAATTTCAAGTGTGCTGTACAGTGAGATGCTGGGAAGCGTGCCGGATTTTGGCAGAGGTGCCGTGGTTGCACTGGTGATGCTGATACCTTCCGCCGTGAGCATTGCGGTGCTTCGTTTCCTTGAAAAGTATAATATCCGTTATAACAGGATATCCGAAGTCGAACTGAAACGAAACAGGAGCAGAGATACGTTCTTCGCAGTTGTAAGTGGGGTTATCATGCTCAGTGTCATGTCAATCTTTGCGGTTATCTTTGTGATACCGTTCGTGGGAGACTGGCCGTATGATACGAACTTTACGCTGGAACACTTTAAGGCGGTATTCTCCGACAGTGCGCTGTCCGGTGTTTATACGAACTCCGTCGCGGTGGCTTTGGTCACTGCGGCAGCGGGGACACTGATCGCTTACGGAGCGGCGCTTATCACGGCCAGAAGTACGCTGGGGAAAAGGATGAAAAGCATCATAGAGGGTATCGCACTGGTGACAAACACCATTCCGGGCATGGTGCTCGGCCTCGCCTATCTGTTCAGCTTTTCAGGAAGCTTTATACAGAATACGTTCGGAATTATCGTTGTCTGCAACGTCGTACATTTTTTCTCGACGCCGTACCTGATGATGAAGAATTCCCTGGTCAAAATGAATGCATCCTGGGAGACGACAGCGATGCTGATGGGGGACAGCTGGACCAAAACAGTCGTGAGAGTGGTGACGCCGAATGCCCTGTCTACGCTGCTGGAAGTCTTCAGTTATTACTTTGTCAATGCCATGGTGACGATCAGTGCCGTAATCTTTATCGCGGGAGCCAGAACCATGGTCATCACAACGAAAATCAAAGAACTGCAGTATTATAACAAATTTAACGAGATATTTGTGCTGTCGCTGCTGATACTGGTGACAAATGCCGTCGGCAAATGGCTGTTCGGCAGACTTGCAAAATTAACAGAAAACAAGGAGAATCTGAGAATGTTTAAATTCACGAAACCGAAAAAGGTTATGACGGGAATGCTCACACTGACACTTGGCGTATCGGTACTTTCTATGACGGGCTGCGGGAAGTCCGCGGACGATCAGGTAGTCATCTATTCCAATGCAGACGATGAAGCAGTAGAGTGTATGAAACACGCGCTGGATGAAAATGGTTATGAGGGACAGTACATCCTGCAGACATTCGGGACCTCAGAGCTGGGCGGAAAACTGCTGGCGGAGGGGACAGACATCGAGTCTGATCTCGTGACCATGAGTACATTTTACGTTGACAGTGCAAGTGAGCAGAATCAGATGTTTATGGACCTGGCCTTTGATGTGGAGACACTGGAGGAATATCCGGCATACTGTGCTCCGATCACTGCGCAGGAGGGCACGATCATTCTCAACACGGAGATGATGGAGGAGAATAACCTTGCGGCGCCGGAGTCGATCAGGGACCTTGCCAACCCGGAATATAAGGATATGATCTCTGTAACAGATATTTCATCATCATCGACAGCCTGGCTGCTGATCCAGGCACTGGTATCGGAGTACGGGGAGGACGGAGCAAAAGAGGTGCTGACAGGAATTTACGACAACGCCGGTCCGCATATCGAGGAATCCGGGTCAGGACCGCTGAAAAAAGTACGTGCGGGGGAAGTGGCGATTGGTTTCGGTCTGAGACAGCAGGCGGTTGCCGACAAAGAAGAAGGGCTTCCGATCGATTTTGCAGACCCCAAAGAAGGAAACTTTTCACTGACAGAGTCGGTGGCTGTCGTGGACAAAGGCGATAAGACGAATCCAAAAGCGATGGAGATGGCGGAGTGCATCATTAAAAATGCCAGAGAAGAACTGCTCACATATTATCCGATCGCTATTTATGAAGGTGAGACGACAGACAGCCGGAATAAATCCGGCAATCCGAAAGTATTTGACGAAACGCTGACAGTTGATCTGCTGAAAGAGCATCAGGAATTGTCCGAGAGCTGCAAATAG
- the phnW gene encoding 2-aminoethylphosphonate--pyruvate transaminase gives MKNYKLLTPGPLTTTETVKKEMMFDHCTWDDDYKQITQKIRSGLLRLAHVSPETYTAVLMQGSGSFGVESVLTSVIGADEELLIVTNGAYGERMIEIASHAGIRHEVYMEDYNRIPDAGKVRKILADHPELTHVAMVHSETTSGILNDIEEVAKVVKDAGKVMIADAMSSFGGVDIPVEDWGIDFLISSANKCIQGVPGFSFIIARKDLLEESAGKARSLSLDLYDQWKTMNVDGKWRFTSPTHTVLAFAKAMEELEAEGGIPARSRRYADNNRLLIEKMEEMGFEPYIRNKYQGPIITTFLYPEDCNFSFSEMYQYVKERGYAIYPGKVTEADTFRIGNIGEIYRADIDSLCSIIREFLEVKENER, from the coding sequence ATGAAAAATTACAAGTTACTGACACCGGGACCGCTGACAACAACGGAGACCGTAAAAAAAGAAATGATGTTTGATCATTGTACCTGGGATGACGACTATAAACAGATTACACAGAAGATCAGAAGCGGACTGTTAAGGCTGGCCCACGTTTCGCCGGAGACGTATACGGCGGTGCTGATGCAGGGAAGCGGAAGTTTTGGCGTGGAATCTGTGCTTACAAGTGTCATTGGAGCAGACGAAGAACTGCTGATTGTGACCAACGGTGCATACGGGGAACGCATGATAGAGATTGCATCACACGCAGGCATCCGGCATGAAGTCTATATGGAAGATTATAACCGTATTCCGGATGCAGGCAAAGTCAGAAAGATCCTAGCGGATCATCCTGAGCTGACGCACGTGGCCATGGTGCACAGTGAGACGACGTCAGGGATCCTGAATGATATCGAGGAGGTCGCAAAAGTCGTAAAAGACGCGGGAAAAGTCATGATCGCAGACGCCATGAGCAGCTTCGGCGGAGTGGATATTCCGGTGGAAGACTGGGGAATCGACTTTTTGATCAGCAGCGCGAATAAATGTATCCAGGGCGTGCCGGGATTTTCATTTATCATAGCAAGGAAGGACCTGCTGGAAGAAAGTGCAGGAAAGGCCAGGAGTCTTTCACTTGATCTGTATGACCAGTGGAAGACAATGAATGTGGACGGGAAATGGAGATTTACTTCACCGACACATACGGTGCTGGCTTTTGCGAAGGCGATGGAAGAGCTGGAAGCGGAAGGCGGAATACCCGCCAGAAGCAGGCGGTATGCAGACAATAACCGGCTGCTCATTGAAAAAATGGAGGAGATGGGATTCGAACCGTATATCAGAAACAAGTATCAGGGACCAATCATCACCACATTTCTCTATCCTGAAGACTGTAACTTTTCTTTCTCAGAAATGTATCAGTACGTAAAAGAACGGGGGTATGCCATTTACCCGGGCAAGGTGACAGAGGCGGATACATTCCGGATCGGAAATATCGGCGAGATTTACAGAGCTGATATCGACAGCCTGTGCAGCATTATAAGAGAATTTCTGGAGGTGAAAGAGAATGAACGGTAG
- the phnX gene encoding phosphonoacetaldehyde hydrolase, producing MNGRLEGIIFDWAGTTVDYGCFAPVQAFVEVFRHYGVDPTMDEVRQPMGMLKIDHIRTMLAMPRIRQEWVLKHGDAPGDEHAQAMYGLFEEKLFGILQDFAVPKPGVTQLTEELRARGIAIGSTTGYTDEMMRVVAPAAKSRGYEPDVWFTPDSTGQKGRPYPYMIFRNMEALGLTDVRNVVKAGDTVSDIREGKHAGVWTVGVISGSSEMGLTRQEYETLDSEERRQREDKVRETFLAAGADQVILHLEELLDLI from the coding sequence ATGAACGGTAGACTGGAAGGGATAATTTTTGACTGGGCTGGAACGACGGTTGACTACGGGTGTTTTGCACCTGTCCAGGCATTCGTGGAAGTGTTCAGGCATTACGGAGTAGATCCGACAATGGATGAGGTACGTCAGCCAATGGGCATGCTGAAGATCGATCATATACGCACGATGCTCGCGATGCCGAGGATCAGACAGGAGTGGGTTTTGAAGCACGGGGACGCTCCCGGTGATGAGCATGCACAGGCCATGTATGGGCTGTTTGAGGAAAAACTGTTTGGAATCCTGCAGGATTTTGCAGTGCCGAAACCGGGCGTCACACAGCTGACGGAGGAGCTGCGTGCGAGAGGGATCGCCATCGGTTCTACCACAGGCTACACGGATGAGATGATGAGGGTGGTCGCACCGGCTGCCAAGAGCAGGGGATACGAGCCGGATGTGTGGTTTACTCCGGATTCCACAGGTCAGAAAGGACGGCCATACCCCTATATGATCTTTCGAAATATGGAGGCGCTCGGTCTCACAGACGTCAGAAATGTCGTAAAGGCCGGAGATACGGTATCCGATATCAGAGAGGGAAAGCATGCCGGCGTTTGGACGGTTGGCGTAATCAGCGGCAGTTCTGAGATGGGGCTTACACGGCAGGAGTATGAGACGTTGGATTCAGAGGAGCGCAGGCAGCGCGAAGACAAAGTCAGAGAGACATTTCTGGCGGCCGGTGCCGATCAGGTGATCCTGCATCTGGAAGAACTTCTGGATCTGATTTAG